One genomic segment of Thermostichus vulcanus str. 'Rupite' includes these proteins:
- a CDS encoding V4R domain-containing protein, producing MVTTASSPNGSASFDPYTSVLANYYTPSAYLQSDLESGLLESRRGDRLLALPEALLRGIYSGLEYETGQAARLVLRNCGRMWGKEFFRRFAQELSEYYQKPLAELEMGLFLQNLGQAWKTHGWGLIEIDWTYKDQGVLVVSIRNSPFAALTPAHFTRPMGFLEAGLLGTWFSQLTGQDLIAVQTTSEALGAKSNLFVLSTATRLKDGEAWVDSGLSHDQVLEKLLQPTPTV from the coding sequence ATGGTCACCACTGCCTCCAGCCCCAATGGCTCGGCCAGCTTCGATCCCTACACCTCAGTTTTGGCCAATTACTACACCCCCAGTGCCTATCTACAAAGTGATTTGGAATCGGGCCTGCTGGAAAGTCGCCGTGGGGACCGTCTTTTGGCCCTTCCGGAAGCGCTGCTGCGGGGGATTTACAGTGGCTTGGAATACGAGACCGGGCAGGCGGCCCGCTTGGTTTTGCGCAACTGTGGTCGGATGTGGGGGAAAGAATTTTTTCGCCGCTTTGCCCAGGAGCTTTCGGAGTACTATCAAAAGCCGCTGGCGGAACTAGAAATGGGTCTGTTTCTACAAAATTTGGGGCAAGCCTGGAAGACCCACGGTTGGGGGTTGATCGAGATCGACTGGACCTACAAAGATCAAGGGGTTTTGGTGGTGTCCATCCGCAACTCTCCCTTCGCCGCTCTCACACCTGCCCATTTCACCCGCCCCATGGGCTTTCTGGAGGCAGGCTTGCTGGGCACTTGGTTTAGCCAGTTGACCGGTCAGGATCTGATCGCTGTGCAGACCACCAGCGAAGCTTTGGGGGCCAAGAGCAATTTGTTTGTCCTCTCCACCGCCACCCGCCTTAAAGATGGGGAAGCCTGGGTGGACTCTGGCCTCAGCCACGATCAAGTCCTAGAAAAGCTGTTGCAACCGACCCCAACCGTGTGA